CCTACGAGATCAAGAAGAAGAACGCGATCGACCGGACCCACGAGACCGTGAGCGGGGTGTACGTGCGCCACAGCGAGTACAAGCAGTGCATCGACAAGGTGGTGGAGAACTCCGGCTACCTGGAGAAGCACCGCAAGCTCCCGTTCGGCCGGGGGGTGGGCCTGGCCGGCGGCTACTACATCTCGGGCACCGCCTACACCCTGTACATGTCCTATAAGCCCCACTCCACCGCCACCGTGCGGGTGGACACCGAGGCCGGGGTCACCGTGTACTGCGGGGCCACCGACATCGGCCAGGGCTCGGACATGGTGCTCGGCATGATGGCGGCCGAGAAGCTGGGGCTGCCGTTCGACCAGATCCACGTGGTCAGCGGCGACACCACCCTGGCCCCGTTCGACCTGGGCAGCTTCGCCAGCCGGGTCACCGTGGCCGCGGGCACGGCCGTGTGCCAGGCCTGCGACCGGGTGCTGGAGAAGATCTTCTCGGTGGCCGCGGTGCAGCTGGGCTGCCGGGCCCAGCAGCTCGCCGTGGCCGACGGCGAGATCTACTCCGTGTTCGAGCCCCACAAGAAGCGCATGGGGTTCTGGGAGGCGGTGGAGCGCTACATCGACGCCAACGGGCCCCTGGTGGCCTCGGGCGAGTTCACCCCGCCCCGGCGCACCGGCAAGTTCAAGGGCGCCAACATCGGCCACAGCCCCACCTACGGGTTCACGGCCCAGGTGGCCGAGGTGGAGGTGGACACCGAGACCGGCGAGATCCGGGTGGTCAACTACTGGGAGGCCGGGGACTGCGGCCAGGCCATCAACCCCCAGAGCGTCGAGGGCCAGGTGGAGGGCTCGATCGTGATGGGCATGGGCCAGGCCCTGTTCGAGCAGGTCCGGGTGGCCGAGGACGGCCGGCTGCTCAACCCCAACCTCCACGACTACAAGGTGCCCACGGCCGCGGACCTGCCGGCCATCCGGACCCACATCGTGGACAGCTACGACCCGGACAGCCCGTTCGGGGCCAAGGAGTCGGGCGAGGGGCCGATCCAGCCGGTGATTCCGGCCATCCTGAACGCCATCTACGACGCCATCGGCGTGCGGTTCACCGAGATGCCCGTGACCCCCGAGAAGGTGCTCGAGGCCCTGGAGCGCCGGAAAGCCGAAAGGAGTTGAGCGCCATGGACGCCGCCAAGGTCCGCGAACTCGTCAACGACCCCCGACGGGTGGGGGTGATGGCCACCACGAACCGGGCCGGCGAGCCCAACGCCGCGGTGTTCGGATCGCCCTACATGCCCGACGACCACACCCTGGTGATGGGCCTGGGCGAGACCCGCACCGCCCAGAACCTGCTCGAGACCTCCCGGGCCGTGTTCCTCAGCGTGCTCCCGGCCGACAACCCCGTGGAGACCCAGGGAGTCCGGATCTACCTCAAGGTGCGCACCCTGGAGAAGGAGGGGCCGAACCTGGAGGCCGTGAAGGACCGCATCCGCAAGGCGGCCGGCGACCGGGCCGCTGCCCGGGTCAGGTACGCCGTGTT
This is a stretch of genomic DNA from Deferrisoma camini S3R1. It encodes these proteins:
- a CDS encoding xanthine dehydrogenase family protein molybdopterin-binding subunit, whose amino-acid sequence is MAEKTFRVVGTSVTRKDAPLKARGEALYADDIRLPLMLHARVKRADVGHARILRIDTSQAEALPGVKAVVVGEEAPIPYGIVPQMPTEYALAYKKVRYHGEPVAAVAAVDPDTAEKALDLIEVEYEPLPVYTDPKEAMAPDAVKIHEESPFPANIAYQAEQEFGDVDRAFAESHYVLEKTFRTSYVNHAFLEPHSAVAKFDTNGELTIWSGTQVPHYLHRTLSKVLEMPMQKIHVKVPKVGGGFGGKGEVSNNELIAALLARKAGRPVKLTYSRKEVFLQHRGRHPIEIRMKIGVDREGVIQALEYDGTMDGGAYGGWGVVILFYTAAMLHLPYKVENVRFRGRRVYTNKPTCGAMRGLGGVQPRFAMESLLDQIAIDLGMSPYEIKKKNAIDRTHETVSGVYVRHSEYKQCIDKVVENSGYLEKHRKLPFGRGVGLAGGYYISGTAYTLYMSYKPHSTATVRVDTEAGVTVYCGATDIGQGSDMVLGMMAAEKLGLPFDQIHVVSGDTTLAPFDLGSFASRVTVAAGTAVCQACDRVLEKIFSVAAVQLGCRAQQLAVADGEIYSVFEPHKKRMGFWEAVERYIDANGPLVASGEFTPPRRTGKFKGANIGHSPTYGFTAQVAEVEVDTETGEIRVVNYWEAGDCGQAINPQSVEGQVEGSIVMGMGQALFEQVRVAEDGRLLNPNLHDYKVPTAADLPAIRTHIVDSYDPDSPFGAKESGEGPIQPVIPAILNAIYDAIGVRFTEMPVTPEKVLEALERRKAERS
- a CDS encoding pyridoxamine 5'-phosphate oxidase family protein, translated to MDAAKVRELVNDPRRVGVMATTNRAGEPNAAVFGSPYMPDDHTLVMGLGETRTAQNLLETSRAVFLSVLPADNPVETQGVRIYLKVRTLEKEGPNLEAVKDRIRKAAGDRAAARVRYAVFFDIESTRPLIDWGPGSKDPLT